In Bacteroidia bacterium, one genomic interval encodes:
- the sucD gene encoding succinate--CoA ligase subunit alpha has product MSVLVNKNSRIIVQGFTGSEGTFHAGQMIEYGTNVVGGVTPGKGGQQHLDRPVFNSVYDAVKQTGADVSIIFVPPAFAADAIMEAAEAGIGLVVAITEGIPTKDMIVVKNYLASRKARLIGPNCPGIITAEEAKVGIMPGFIFKKGPIGIVSKSGTLTYEAVDQVTKIGLGQTTAIGIGGDPIIGTTTKEAVELLMNDPATEGIIMIGEIGGGMEAEAARWIKENGTKPVVGFIAGQTAPPGRRMGHAGAIVGGADDTAAAKMKIMRECGIHVAESPAVIGKMMAQALGVKA; this is encoded by the coding sequence ATGAGCGTACTAGTTAATAAAAACAGCCGAATTATCGTGCAAGGGTTTACCGGTAGCGAAGGAACATTCCATGCCGGACAAATGATTGAATACGGAACCAATGTTGTGGGGGGAGTAACTCCGGGCAAAGGTGGCCAACAACACTTGGATCGTCCGGTGTTTAACAGTGTTTACGATGCGGTAAAACAAACCGGGGCCGACGTTTCGATTATTTTTGTGCCACCAGCATTTGCTGCCGATGCCATTATGGAAGCCGCTGAAGCCGGAATAGGCTTGGTTGTTGCTATTACAGAAGGTATTCCAACCAAGGATATGATTGTAGTGAAAAACTACTTGGCTAGCCGTAAAGCCCGACTAATTGGACCTAATTGTCCGGGAATTATCACTGCCGAAGAAGCTAAAGTTGGTATTATGCCTGGATTTATTTTCAAAAAAGGTCCGATTGGTATTGTTTCTAAATCGGGCACCTTAACTTACGAAGCTGTAGATCAGGTGACCAAAATTGGTTTAGGACAAACTACTGCGATAGGAATTGGTGGTGACCCCATTATTGGAACTACAACCAAAGAAGCCGTTGAATTACTAATGAACGACCCTGCTACAGAAGGAATTATCATGATTGGAGAAATTGGTGGAGGAATGGAGGCAGAAGCGGCACGTTGGATTAAAGAAAATGGAACCAAACCGGTAGTTGGATTTATTGCCGGACAAACTGCACCTCCGGGACGTCGGATGGGCCATGCCGGAGCTATTGTTGGCGGAGCTGATGATACTGCTGCTGCCAAAATGAAAATTATGAGAGAATGTGGAATTCACGTTGCCGAAAGTCCTGCCGTTATTGGTAAAATGATGGCTCAGGCTTTGGGAGTGAAAGCCTAA